A portion of the Clostridium gelidum genome contains these proteins:
- a CDS encoding ISLre2 family transposase: MYELSLNDKGMTFKELEKRIYKYACDEACNALKSILEFLDEKLLNERDSKVYRNKGRKQTCLRTIMGNVEYSRRIYEFKLEDGKKATKYLLDEYLGMDTLGNVSINLVETILTNVTEVSFRKTSENIKTMCNQDISAQGVWNIVQTLGEKIKEIENRKIELNDKGALKGEKEVPVLFQEQDGVWLYLQGNDRPKGKNKKKELKLAVSYTGWTLRPGSKKEYVVVDKTVCASFSNSNHFKKLASATISEKYNVDEIQTRILNGDGANWIKATCEDEDIHFQLDPFHVGQAIIRKVSDKRAQKQLLKLFREGKIDEGLETIVNMMILTNEKDIAFKKLTELYDYFVHNRDGLIPYKLRSDINMPTAPEGMEYKNLGTMEHNICDVLAQRMKGRKMSWSINGADNLSKILSEKFSNRLFDTVDKIYRNIISDDVIDTVVAKLPLTVFQANKESNKCKAYKCNSAQIPYSGAAATLGRKIVRDLCGLKSFSDISYS, from the coding sequence ATGTATGAATTAAGTTTAAATGATAAAGGAATGACTTTCAAGGAGTTAGAGAAAAGAATTTATAAATATGCTTGTGACGAAGCTTGTAATGCTTTAAAAAGTATATTAGAATTTTTAGATGAAAAACTACTTAATGAAAGAGATAGCAAGGTTTACCGTAATAAAGGTCGTAAGCAAACTTGTTTGAGGACTATTATGGGGAACGTAGAGTATTCTAGGCGCATTTATGAATTTAAACTTGAAGATGGTAAGAAAGCAACTAAGTACCTTTTGGATGAGTATTTAGGGATGGACACTTTAGGAAATGTGTCTATAAATCTCGTAGAAACTATTTTAACTAACGTGACGGAGGTTTCTTTTAGAAAGACATCTGAGAATATTAAAACTATGTGTAATCAAGATATTAGTGCTCAAGGCGTTTGGAACATAGTTCAAACACTTGGGGAAAAGATTAAAGAAATAGAAAATCGTAAAATTGAGTTAAATGACAAAGGTGCATTAAAAGGCGAAAAGGAAGTACCAGTATTGTTTCAGGAGCAAGATGGAGTTTGGCTCTATCTTCAAGGTAATGATAGACCAAAAGGGAAAAATAAAAAGAAAGAGTTAAAACTAGCAGTATCATATACTGGCTGGACTTTACGCCCAGGGAGCAAAAAAGAATATGTGGTTGTTGATAAAACTGTTTGTGCAAGCTTTAGCAATTCCAATCACTTTAAAAAGCTTGCTAGCGCAACAATTTCAGAAAAATACAATGTAGATGAAATTCAAACTAGAATATTAAACGGTGATGGAGCAAATTGGATTAAAGCAACTTGTGAGGATGAAGACATTCATTTTCAGCTAGATCCATTTCATGTAGGCCAAGCGATTATACGTAAGGTAAGTGATAAAAGAGCTCAAAAGCAATTACTAAAACTATTTAGAGAAGGTAAAATTGATGAAGGTCTAGAAACTATTGTAAATATGATGATACTTACAAACGAAAAAGATATTGCATTTAAGAAGCTTACTGAATTATATGATTACTTTGTTCACAATAGAGATGGATTAATACCGTATAAATTAAGAAGTGACATAAACATGCCTACGGCGCCGGAAGGCATGGAATACAAGAATCTAGGCACAATGGAACATAATATTTGTGATGTATTAGCTCAAAGAATGAAGGGCAGAAAAATGAGCTGGTCTATTAATGGTGCAGATAATTTATCTAAAATATTATCTGAAAAATTTAGTAATAGGTTGTTTGATACTGTAGATAAAATCTACAGAAATATTATTTCTGATGATGTTATTGATACAGTAGTTGCAAAACTACCATTAACAGTATTTCAAGCGAATAAAGAATCTAATAAGTGTAAGGCATATAAGTGCAATAGTGCACAAATTCCGTATAGCGGAGCTGCCGCAACGTTAGGTAGAAAAATAGTACGTGATTTATGTGGATTAAAATCATTTAGTGATATTAGTTATAGTTAA
- a CDS encoding RNA polymerase sigma factor — MYLYKKELIRTTKELLKNIQVLKEDPALDIEKKFGLKHLSAALKKLPVADKQLIGYRYFENKTYPEIAKLLFMDITTVRRKLDNITLEVGRKVYGMEKEFWDAIHGESHYKHLEEMFYNRIVREVKRNVSQKFPYLELKL; from the coding sequence ATGTATTTGTACAAAAAAGAATTAATCAGAACCACAAAAGAATTATTAAAAAATATCCAAGTCTTAAAAGAGGATCCTGCGTTAGACATAGAAAAAAAGTTTGGATTAAAACATTTATCTGCAGCATTAAAAAAATTACCTGTAGCAGATAAACAGTTAATAGGTTATAGATATTTTGAAAATAAAACTTATCCGGAAATAGCTAAATTATTATTTATGGATATAACAACAGTTAGAAGAAAGCTTGATAACATAACTTTAGAGGTTGGCCGTAAAGTTTATGGAATGGAAAAGGAGTTTTGGGATGCTATACATGGGGAGAGTCACTATAAGCACTTAGAGGAAATGTTTTATAATAGGATTGTTAGAGAGGTTAAAAGGAATGTGTCCCAAAAGTTTCCTTACCTAGAATTAAAGTTATAA
- a CDS encoding DUF1492 domain-containing protein: MDQKEIRRLTTERLNNINVISAKLNHHKRNLEAAQKLEQNQDYIKELKLKILEYETELINIKNAIESLESLEDREKQVIILTLVQKLSLTAVINQANISSATIYRIKNKAIDAIGEILYC, from the coding sequence ATGGATCAAAAGGAGATCAGAAGATTAACCACGGAAAGATTAAATAATATAAATGTTATATCTGCTAAACTAAATCATCATAAAAGAAATTTAGAAGCAGCTCAAAAACTAGAGCAGAACCAGGATTATATTAAAGAATTGAAGTTAAAGATTTTGGAGTATGAAACTGAATTAATTAATATAAAGAATGCTATAGAATCATTAGAATCATTAGAAGATAGGGAGAAACAAGTAATAATATTAACTTTAGTTCAGAAATTAAGCCTTACAGCTGTAATAAATCAAGCTAATATATCAAGTGCTACAATATATAGAATTAAAAATAAGGCAATTGATGCCATAGGAGAGATATTATATTGTTAA